DNA from Ignisphaera sp.:
ACGACAATGAGGCTTACATGAACACAGGCATTCAAAGAAGTGGTGCAACACCAAAACTAGCATGGACCACTACAACACCTGTCGGAAAGGTGTTGAAAGGCAAACTACAAATTAAAAAGCCTATGGCCGAGATAGTAGCAGCCCACAGGATACCATACGTAGCTACGGCGAATCCGGCTTATTTCCTCGATATGATGAACAAGTTTAGGAGAGGTCTTGAGGTCGAGGGTCCATCATTTATCCACGTGATACAGCCTTGCACAACTGGCTGGAGATTTGATCCAAGGTTGGGCATAAAGATTGCTAGGCTAGCCACAGAAACGGCTATGTGGATAAACTGGGAGCTTGACCACGATGAGTTTAGGGTAACGGTGCCTGTGCCCAAGAGAAAGCATGTAAAGCATTATATAAGGCTTCAAGGCAGATTCAATCACCTAACTGATGCTGATATAGAAGAGATCCAGAAAATGGTGGATAAGGAGGTCGAGAGAATAAATAAGATGGTTGGTAAAGAGATTATAGGACCTGTTGTAGAGTAGATTATGGTACAATCTCTTCAAAAACAGCGCTTTTTTCTCTAACAACAGATCTGTTACCTTCTTTAAACACATAAAACACGTGGTCTGCTATATCGATAACGTCTCTATCATGTGTAACAACAATTACTTGTGGCATTCTCTGTGAAAGCCTCTTTATAATCTCGAATACTATCCTTCTCCTCTCCTCATCAAGAAACTGTGTTGGCTCATCTAATATGAAGAAACCTGGCAGTTTTCCAAATATGGTGTATGCTATGGCTATCCGAATAGCAATTGCAAGTGCTATGCTCTCGCCACCACTCAACCCCCTCAGATCAATTCTTCCTAAAGGACTATAGACATCTATGTTGAAGTCCTCATCGATTCTTATTTGAAAGTCCATTCCCAATTCATTTAGAATAGAATTTGTATATAGCTCCATTAGTCTCCTAGCCTCTTTTGTGAGAGTCTTTGCTATTAGCCCATCTCTACCCATTATACTGTTAGCTATAATGTCCAAAGCCTCGATGATCTCAACATCTTTTCTAAGCCTCTTAATATCGCTTTCTAAAGACTCTATCTTTTTTAACAGACCGTCTTTAGTACTTTCAAGTTCTTTTAACCTTCCCTCAATAAAATTGGCTTCACTTCTAATCTTCTGTAAATTCATGTTGAGTTGCTTGTACTTCAATTCAATATCTTCATATCTTGTCTTTTCAATGTCTATGCCTAGCTCGACAAGAGTTTTTTGAAGTGATTGCAAATCGCTGGAAAGGTTTTCTAGACTTATTTTAAGATCGTTCAACATCTTTTCAAGCTTTTCTCTTCTATCCTTTAATATTTTCAGGCTTTCTATGGCTTTTCTCTGTAGACATTGCATAGTTTTAATAATACCAAAATCGTTTAGTTCTATGCATTCGCTAAACTCATCATATAGCTTAGCATCTTCAATTATCTTCGTACCCCGTTGCTTATATTTGGAGTATTCCTCTAAGGCTTTTTCTATTTGTTCGTTTAGCATATCCAAGTTTGTGCGAAGCTTTGCTAATGTCTCTTTTGATGATTTCAAAGAATTCAGATAATTCTTTAGGGTAGCCTCAATATTGTCAAGCTCATTTAGAATCTTCTTGCTTTCCCTAATTCTGCCTCCAATATTTGTAAGAATTGATCTCTTAAGATGCTCCTCAAGAGGTCTTTCACAAACAGGACATGTAGAAGAAGTTGCTATAACATTGGCTGATTTTTCGCTTATCTCAATCTCAACTTTTTTCAACTGTTTCTTTTCTCTAATCTCATCAATTTTGTTTTCTATAATTTTAATATACGACTCTATGTCGTTTGTGGGCGGCGTTTGCTCTAGGTGTAGAAACTCTCTAATGTTATTTAGAAGCGTTTGAAGGTTTGCTTCTTCATCTTTCAATTGCCTCGCTATCTCATCTGCTCTTCTCTTAGCATTTTTGTAAATCTCCAGTTTTGAGGCCATTGAACTTAGATCGAAGTTTGCTATCTCTTTGCATACACTCTCCAATCTCTCATATCTTGAAATTTCATCAAGAATTTCTTTCGCTTGTTTAAGCTTTTCAAACTTGTATAACGCGCTTTTCGCCTTCTCTAGTGCTGATACCTCGTTTTCTAGTGGGATCATATCTTTTTCGAGTTGCTCCTTTCTTTTCTTAAGATTCTCCAGCTCTTTTTCAATGTGTTCTAACTCTTTTTTGGTTTCATTTAACTGCCTATTTCTCTCATCATACAAAGTCTTTGCTTTGCTTATCTCACTTAAAATGTCTTTCAAAATCTCCTTTGCTTTTTCAAGCTCGTCTAGACCTAAGAGCTTAAGAATAATCTCCTTCCTCTTTGTTTCACTCTCATCAATGAACTTAGTCAATTCATTTTGCCTGGAAATCACAGAGAATCTTATGGCGTCTGACGATGGAATAGAAAGAAGCTTTTCTATGGTGCTTATAACATTTTGCACACCTGTAGCCAAGGTTCTTTTTGTGCTGTCCGGCCCAATCTCTATGAGGTAGGCCATGTCAGTCTTTTGGTTACTAACAAATCTTTGTACAATGTAGTTTCTTCCACCTATATTCATCTCCACTTCTATAAAACCATCAGACGCACCCACCCTCAGAATGCCTCTTTTACCCTCTCCTCTAATGCCTTTAGCTGCAGAGGGTGTTGCAAAAAGTGCATAAAATATAGAGTCGATAATAGAGCTTTTTCCAGCTCCATTAGGGCCTACAAACGCTATTAAGCCGTTTGGCAGGGTTATCTCGGTGTTTTCATGGGATAGAATATTTTTTATCTTAATTCTCTTAATGAGTATAGTCTCACTCATACTGTTTGCAATCACCTCAACTGCTTTGCCTTGTTCTTCATAAACATTGTTAAACTATTGGTGTTGAACTCCATTTCTATCTTTTTTGCTATTTCAGGTCTTTCTTTCAGATAATCGATAATCTTGGTTGCTATAGCCTTTGAAGGCTCTCTAGCTAGGTTGGTAAGAAGGGTTGCAAGTTCATGGTCTTTAACTATAGACTCCATAATTTTCTGCAAATCTAGATACTCAAGATCTTCAGTAACTGGTTTCTGCGTTGTAGTCTCCTTCGATTTCTCATCTGATGACACTATTCTAAAGAACTCTATCTCACCATTACTTCGTAGAGATAGCAAATATTTTTCGAGAACCTCTATGTTAGAGCCAAGCATCTCTACAATAACCATTGGCTGTTTAGAGCTCTGCTTTCTAATCTCAGAGAGTATAGCACTAAGCTCGTTTTGGAACTTTTGAAAATCTCTATAGGTAATCCTGATCCAGGGTCTTGTACTAGACAGTTTTATGTATTGTGGCGATGGATAATCAAGATCTAAATCGATCAATGCTACATATTTTTCGCAACACTCATTCACTCTAAAGACCTCTGTAGCACCAGGATAAACAACGTAGCAGGATCCGTGTCTGAAATCAGTTTTTATATGGTAATCCCCTAAAGCTATGTAATTGGCCCAGTTCGGGAATTGGCTAAGCGAGATATCAGCATATTCGCTTGGAATTCCAAGCTCCTTTAACAGTAGATGGGCTACTATAACAGTCTTTGTATTGTTTGCCAAGGGTTTCACCAATTTTGATATAGAGTGCCTTTGGGGGTAGGGCACCAGCACCAGATGTATCTTTTTGTTCTGACCAGCATCAATATCTCTTTGAACGATTTCGCTTATGGCGAGTGCATCAACAGTGTTGAGGTCTTGTAGCATGTGGAGAGGTGAGGTTGAGTATCTCTTTGGAATATCATGTTGACCTGCTATCACAACTACCTTGATGTTCTTCTCTTTTAATTTTTTCAAGCCTTTGTATGCAACAATATATGCTTCGGGCGGTGGGTTTGGAGAATCAAAGAAGTCTCCAGCATGTATATAAAGGTCCACCCTCTCCCTCAAAGCTATTTCTATAGTCTCTCCAAACGCTGAGTAAACATCCTTAGCTCTGGATAGAAGCCCGTATTGTATTGCTCCCAAATGCGTGTCGCTAACATGTAGAGCAAGCATTATCAGCGGCCTTGTACACAGTTAATCATTTATATAGATACTGCTTGCAATGTTATAAACTAGTTGCTATATCAGATTAGATATATCCCTATACGCATCCTCACTCTCTTTTGCAAGCCTATTATACAAGTCTTTTCTGGTCTTCAAAGCACTCCAAATACTTGCTATATCAAGTGTAGCACCAGCCCGCTTACCACTATGCTTATCTATCTTCACATAGGCTGGGAACCTGCCAATCCACTCGCCAAGGACTATCGCCTCCCCAACACCAAGAGATGCAAGTGATGCCGCAATATCCTCTGTCAACATATCCGATATGTTCATTATAGCCTGCTGATCAGCCTCTTGAACAAGCTTCATAAACACAAAGTTCTGAACCTGGCTCACAGTATTCGGATCTATATTTCTAGGCCTCTGAGACACTATTGCCAGTGCCAACCCAAATTTTCTCCCCTCCCTCGCCACCCTCTCTATGGAGCTCCTAGATATCGTATACCTTGATGATGATAGAAATAGATGAGCCTCTTCAATGAATACTAGAATCGGATGAGGAGAGTTTCTAGCCAACATTTGTTTTGCATACGATAAGAGCTCATCCATAACACTCTTTAAACTATAATCTTTTTGCTCATCGGTGAGATCAGAAACATTCAAAACAGTTATAGAGGCTGGCTTCAAAAACTCTACTATGCTCGGCATCGAAAAACTCACTGAGATGCTATCAAAAAACTCTTCTATTTTCGACAATGCCTTTAATGCGGATTCTTTTTCGCTACTTGGGTTCTTTTGCGACCCCCTTCTTTGGTTTGATTCTGATATTTTATTAGTTAAGAAACATGAGACAACCTTCTTAAATAATTCAAGTAGAACATCATCAGCACTGGTCATATCCTCATCTATGTCATTAAATATTTTTTGTTCTTCAAAACATTGCTTATAATTGGAATATATGGGTAGCTCACTTATTTTATTACTTTTCACAGCCTCGATGAGCTCATTACCTGTTCCAAAGTTTTTAATAGCTTCTTCTACGAACTTTTTAGCAGCATCAATTGCTTTTGCAGCCAAAGCTCTTTGTCTTGTTGCACCCGCCTCTGGTATCATCATTCTTACCAGCATTCTGGTGGGTATTTTCAGAGGATTGAATCTATAATCAACTCTCTGTATATCGACATCGGGTGTTTGTGGTACAAGATTCCCGTATTCGCCATGGACATCGAATATAAGAACTGTTCCACCAATGGATGCAATTCTGTCTGCTATTATGGCAACAGTATTGCTTTTTCCAGAGCCTGTGGTTCCTGTGATGAATAGATGTTTTGAAAGTGCATTTATATCAACATTTATTTCAACATCACTTCTTCCTATCAGATGGCCAAGTTTGATAGAGCTTGTTTTCCCGGATCCAAATATCTTTGAAAGGATATGGGATGGTGCAAGATATATTTCTGTATCTGGTGGGGGTGGAACAGTTGGTGTTTCAACATTTCCGTTGATTATATCTGCAAAGATTCTTGCTCTCGAGGGTGCGTACCTCAGATTCTCGTCGTCAATACCGATATTTGTTGATGTAGATGCTATGAATGTGGGTGTGACAGGAACTATTTTCCTGTAAGACGTTACGCTGATGACACCGACGACACAGTGGCTTTTCTTATCGCCTGTCGAAATATCGTAGGCATCGAAAGGTATGGAGACATATGTTCCTAGAGGTATTGGGAGTTTCGAGATTATCTGAACCATGTTAGGGTACGATTCTTCCCCAACCCTGCCAATGACTATGTCAGATCTACAAAGCGAATTATCCATCATCAAAACCTAACTGCCTTACCTATAGCTTAATGTAGTATCTGTAGATGATTAATAAGTCTCACTCAGTGTTATGAGATCCTCGAACAACATCTTCAAAGCCTCTCTTCTCTTCCTCGATTCAGCTTCCTCAAACGTATTCTTAACTATGACTTCATATAGTCTAGCTTCCTTTCCAGGAGCGGGCCTAAGAATTCTACCCAATCTTTGTATAAACTGTCTTCTAGACCCTGTTCCAGCCGCTATTATGCCAACATTTGCATCTGGTATATCTATGCCCTCATCTCCAACTGTGGTTAGGACAAGCACTCTGTTAAGCCCTGATTTAAACAGTTCCAATCTGCGCTTTCTAGTGTTTTCGTCGAGCTCGCCAACTATGTAGTGTGTTGCTAGCTGATCGGCTATGTTCTTGGCTTGGTCAACATACTGTGTAAAGATGAGTATTTTGCTTCCCTTCGCTAGCTCTTCTTCAACAATCTTTTTGATTGCATCGATCTTTTGCTTTGCATTGGCTACCAACGATCTTATCTCGCTCCTTATTTTAAGCGCCTCCATAGCCTCTGCATCACCTCTTTTTGCATCCTCTAAAAGCTGGTTGAACTCCCTTCCTCTAGCAAGCTTTCTATACCTATCCAGCAACTCTCTATACCTCTTTTTCTCTTCCTCGGTAAGAGAAACCTTGACTGTTGTAACCTTAAATGGTGCTACATAGCCCCTGTCGGCAAGCTCTTGAAGGGTTTTTGCATAGACAACCCCTCCCATAAGCGGAAACAATTCAATATGTTTACCATCTTCTCGTACAACTGTTGCCGATAACCCCATTCTCATTGGGGCAAAGGTATTCTCAGCTATGGCCCTAAACTTTTCGGCAGGAAGATGATGAACCTCGTCAACAACAAGCAAAGAAAATTGGTGGGCGAGGCTATCTATGTACCTATATGCTGATTGATATGTTGATATTGTTATTGGTGCAACCTTCTTTTCACTACTGTAGAAAAATCCTATGAAGCTCTTTGGGGTGTCTGTGAACTCAACTATTTTGTCTCCCCATTGAAACATCTGCTCCTTAGTATATGTAACAATCAGTGTTTTTACGCTAAGCTCTGCAATAGCTGCAATGGCTATGATGGTTTTGCCTGTACCTGTTGGAAGAGCTATAATTCCTTTGAATCCATTCTTTCTCCAAGCATCTAAAGCCTCTATTTGATAGTCTCTTAGATCCCCTTTGAAAGATATTTTTATTGGCAACTTCAGCTCTTTCTCGATATTAACCTTATTAACAACTTCTATACCTCTTCTCTTTAAATGTTCTAAAACATCAAAGAAATACATTGGCTTAGCTATCTTAAATGCCTTCTTATCTTTGTTATAGATTATAATGTTTTTTTCTCGGAAATCCTTGACTAGATCCCCTATATAGAAATTGGGTTTAAGATATATACTATCCATATCCTTATCAACAATAACCACAGGAACGTAATTAGCAACAAGTCTCTTGACATCCTCAATAGAACCTCTCTCAAACTCGACATCATACCCGGCTAGCAGATCCAGGACATCTGCGGGGCTAATTTCTTTGTTGCGTAGAGAGTCTGCGAGCTTGTTGATGTCGATAGCGAATTTGGCTCCGTGATAATCCTTTCCAAGATATCTTGCAAACTTTAAAAATGTTTTAAAATCTGTGTCATCTATCCACTCTCTAACATAGAAAACTATAGCATCTCTGCTCACAAACTAATCACCCTACATTAAATTGCTGAAACTTCTTGTTCGCATCTACCACAATAGCTATTTTTATCATAGCCTAGCAGACTATATATGCTAGACACCTGCTCGCAACTATTGTATTCCGAGGATATGTAGCTCCCCGGATTCAGTTATGAAGCCCCACGGCATTGCATGTGTGTTGTATAGTCCAGCCACCATACCAAATCTATCCAATGCTATGAATCCTGCTACACCAGATCCATAAACACTATCTATAACCTTCAATATGCTGGCTACCGCCTCTTCCACGTCTTTGCCTCTGCATATATCCTCAACAATTCTGAAAGTCGCGTTGGTCAGCATAATGTATTCACCAACACCAGTCGCTGCAGCAGCTCCACACTCATTTGCATAGAAGCCTGCTCCAGGTATGGGAGAGTCACCAACCCTTCCAGGCATCTTCAGAAACACCCCACCAGTACTCACAGCAGCAGCTAGATCCCCATTCTTATCTAGCGCCACAGCTCCAACGGTGTCTCCTAGTGAAAGCCATGTGGCCAGGCTTCTTGGATATGGAACGCTCTTTGCTTCTCCCTTCACAATCCTATTTAGATAGTCTTTATACAACTTCAGCACTTTTTCAGAAGGGCCTGGGTGAGGCTCTAAGCCTATCTTTTTAGCTATTTTATCAGCAGCATCACCAACGATAATTACGTGATCTGTTTTCTCGAGAACAAATCTAGCTAATTTTATGGGGTTCCTGGGATATTTAACATATGCCACTGCCCCAGCCTTCCCACGATACATTACACCAGCATCCATAGAAACAGAGCCACTTAAGTCAACAACACTCCCAACACCAGCGTTGAATACTCCTGAGCTCTCCAAAACCTCGACTGCAGATACCACCATGTCTAAACTTGATCCGCTGTGGTATGCCTTGAACCCCTCTTCCAAAGCCTGTTTAATCACCCTCCTTACCATTTCTAATGTGGCCATGTCAACCCTCCAACTACCAGCACCACCATGAACAGCTAGCACAACCCTCATTTTCATAGCCTTCGCGTAATGTTTATTATTTGTATATCACAATTCTGACTAGGCCATGCTTCTTTGATACCTTAATCTTATCGGGATCTATTTTCGTGGGCAGCTCAATAATTTCCCTGTACTCGTGAAACCTTGTCTCTCCTCCTTTACCACTCCAATGATTAAATCTAATCTCTTCCTTAAGTCTAGCCTTAATGTATATGGTGTTGTCACGAAATCTCACATCTATTGATCCCTCATCAGATTTTGGCAAATCTATCAAAATCTCATAGTAGCTTCCCCTATCATAGACTGTGTACAGAGGTCTCAGATACCCCTCGTGATGCCACATCGGAGACATCATTTCCTTAAAGTGGGTCACATCCTCTCTGAAATCGTCTAGGATTCTCCTGAATTCACTTTCTATCAAATCTCTAACACTTTTCTCGATTTCTCTAATTCTCTTGAACAACCTATCAAATTCTTCGTCGATCATATCTACACCTAATTATGTGTATAGTGGTGGAGTATACTCAAGATCTTTCCTCATCTGGGCCAACCCCCTAACAACATTTTTCATGGCATCTCTAGCCCTGATTCTAATAGCCTCGGCTTCGTCAAGAAGTTCTTTGACATCTATGGTCTTTCCTATTACCCTCGATATTATGTCAACATTTTTTGCTGAAGCCTCTGGATCTGGGAACTCGAGAAAGGATTCTGTCAAGAGCAAGATTGTGTTCAGCTTTGCTCTGACAAACTCTTTCAGTAGTATTGCGTATGGGCCTGCGAAGAAGCCGTTTTCAAATGGTATCAAATCAAGGTTTTTAACGAGTTCAAGAGCTTTTTGCGATGAGGCTAGGTAGAATGTTCTCAGTTTCTCTACCTCGAACCTGTTTTGTATAGGCATTCCCGTAGCTAGGAATATGTAGTCTATACCTTTTCTTTCTAGATAATTTGTCAAAAGCTTTGATAGTTTAATCATGCCTGGTTGAGAGGGCATAAACTCACTATAAATAATGAATAGGTTATTGCCTGCAAAAACCCTGATAGGCGTTCTAAGGGTTTTATTGCTTATCACAGCAACTGGAGGAAGATGAATATAGGAGTCAATGCCTCCGACCTCGGGTAGTTGAAGGGTTTTTATTATGTGCCAAGCACCTATAACACTTACAAGACCGGTATCAGGAAGTGATATCAATGCGAAACTGGGTTTTTCAATCTCTATATGCCTATACTCAACAATTATGAAATCTTCAAATAGCTCCTCCTTAAAGACCTCAAGCAATTCTAACCCCGATAGCTATACTGTTGCAGAAAATATAAAGTTTATTTCTTGCTATATAGCTTTGCAATTCTAATTATCTTCTCCGCTACATCTGTAGCTGTAAAGCCGAAAATGTTTATCATCGGCTCCTTCCCCCAATCACCTCTGTGATAAACTATGTCAGGCACAAACCCCACTCTTTTAATAGCTTGCTCAATGCCCCATGGTATTGTGGCCCCCTCCAAATTCTTTATCTCTGGAGGCTCTTGAGACCTGTCGTAAAATGATGTTGTGAATCCAAGTAGCTTAGCTATCTCCAGAATCCTTTCATCGAATCTTATATTTGCCGCGGCTCTGATCCTCTCATCGAATTCCATAGCCTTTAAAACAGCTTTTGCCACATGCCTCGAAGCCCCAAAAGCTATGTTTCCAGCAACTTTTATCTTCTTTCCAAATCTCACTATTCTGCCCATAATACCAGCAACATCATCTATACTTTGTGCATATGGCTTTGGGATAGCCATTACGATATTCATCCCAACCTCTGGTACAAGAGGGGCCACCAGCTCGCCATTCTCCTCTAAAATATCTACGGCTCTAACAACATTCTCTACAACTCTATATTTCTCAGCTGGTATCATGACCCATGCAACAGGGTTTACAGGTCCATGCCCTCTCCCAATATTTAAACCATATCTTATAGCTGTGGTTATGAACTCCTTAGCAGTCTTTACAGCGTCCTCAATTGTTTTTCCCTTTGCTAGTTCTGCTGCTATAGCAGCTGAAAAGCTACATCCAGTTCCATGGGTAGCCTTCGTGTTTATTCTGTCAGCCTCAAACTCCTTGAATCTACCGTTGTAGTATAGAATGTCTATAGATTTATCACCATCTATGTGACCACCTTTGACTATAGCGGCTTTTGCTCCAAGCTCTTCAACAATGTATTTCGCAGCTTTCTTAGAATCTTCAACAGATTTTATCTCCATACCCACTATCCTCTCAGCCTCAAATCTATTGGGTGTAACAACTGTTGCCACAGGTATGAGATACCTTATCACAGCATCTACAGCATCGCTTCTCAGCAAGGGAGCGCCACTTTTGGCAATCATAACGGGGTCGACAACTGTTGGTATATCATAGCTCTTCAGAAGTGATGAAACGAGCTTGACTATATCGGCATTGCTTAGCATGCCAGTTTTTGCAGCATCAACACCAATATCCTCTACAACAGCTCTGAACTGCGCCTCAATAATGTGTAGAGGCAAGTCGAAAACAGCTCTAACCTCGTACGTGTTCTGAGCTGTTATAGAGGTTATAACGCTCATTCCATGGACTCCTAAAGAAGCAAATGTCTTTAGATCGGCCTGGATACCAGCTCCGCCACCAGAATCGCTACCAGCTATAGTAAGGGCTTTTCTAATCATTATTTACACCACTGCTGAGTAAATATGCACAGTTTTTAATCTTGATTGCTGTGAATAGTGCTATTGTGACGAAGCTTAAGTAAAGCTTTTAAGTTTTGATATTGAACTAGTTGTTGTATAGTCTAGGGTGTTCAGCTCTTTGTCTACAGCACAAAAGTTTAGACTAACTGGAAGAGAGAGATGGAGACTCAAAAAGTGGTATACAGTCATAGCTCCAGAGTATTTTGGATCAGTAGCCATAGCTACAACACCTGCTGACGAGTCTTGGAAGTTGCTTGGCAGGAGATTATCTGTCACGCTCTATGATTTGACTGGAGATATAACACAAGTCCACGTGAACATACTTTTCCAGATATGGAAGATTGAGGGAGAGAATGCATACACAATGTTCAAGGGTCATGAACTTGCAAGAGACTATCTAAGGAGCTTGACAAGGAGAAAGAGTAGCAAGATATCGGCAATACTCAATGTCACCACAAAAGACGGCTACGTTCTAAGACTGAATGTCATGGCTTGGACAACATACCGCTGTGGCACTAGCCAGAGACATGCAATAAGAAAGATTTTAATGGATCTCGCATCAAGGATAGCGTCTGAGAAAACATTTGGAGAGTTCGTTGTTGGCATGGTCTTCGGAGACTATAATCAAACGCTGTTTAACGAAGCAAAGAAGATATATCCTCTAAGAAAAGTCGAGTTTGCAAAGTCAAAGCTAATAGCAGTGCCAACGCCAGAGGGGCTAAAGAAAGCGGTTATAATTCCCAAGCCAGGTGTTCTAGAGGCTCCATATGGCACATCTCTATAGAGCTAAACTAGATACTTACCATCCAATTTATTTTGGTGCGTATTTTGATTGGTATTGTTTTAGCAGCTGGCGAAGGTAGGAGACTAAGGCCATTAACGGAAACTAGACCCAAGGCTCTGATACCTGTTGCTGGCAAGCCTGTAATATACTACCCTCTTGATTTGCTTGCTAGGCTAGGAATTAAAGAGGTTTATGTAGTTGTTTCGTATATGAAGGAGTTGGTTGTTAAGAGTGTTAAGAGCATTGCCAATGAACTCTCAATTGATGTTAAATTTGTTGATCAGGAGAATACGCTGGGCACTGGGCATGCCGTTAAAAAGGTTGCTGACAAGGTTTTGGATGATGCTGTCATCATCTATGGAGATCTATATATAAACCCTGTCAGTGTATCTAATTCTATGAAATTATCTATAGAGAAGAAAGTGAATACCTTAGTTGGTGTGAGAGTATCCAACATTTCTAAATATGGAAAACTTGTTGTTGAAGGTGATAAAGTTCTTGGAATAGCTGAGAAGCCTGCTGAGGGTGGTGAGGGTCTTGCCAACGCTGGTATATACTTTGTTAGATCGAATATCCTTGAACTTGTCAACGACTTGAAGACTTCTCCTAGGGGCGAATATGAGCTAACAGATATTGTATCCATTGCTAGGGATAGAGG
Protein-coding regions in this window:
- a CDS encoding Hsp20/alpha crystallin family protein translates to MIDEEFDRLFKRIREIEKSVRDLIESEFRRILDDFREDVTHFKEMMSPMWHHEGYLRPLYTVYDRGSYYEILIDLPKSDEGSIDVRFRDNTIYIKARLKEEIRFNHWSGKGGETRFHEYREIIELPTKIDPDKIKVSKKHGLVRIVIYK
- a CDS encoding PAC2 family protein; its protein translation is MLEVFKEELFEDFIIVEYRHIEIEKPSFALISLPDTGLVSVIGAWHIIKTLQLPEVGGIDSYIHLPPVAVISNKTLRTPIRVFAGNNLFIIYSEFMPSQPGMIKLSKLLTNYLERKGIDYIFLATGMPIQNRFEVEKLRTFYLASSQKALELVKNLDLIPFENGFFAGPYAILLKEFVRAKLNTILLLTESFLEFPDPEASAKNVDIISRVIGKTIDVKELLDEAEAIRIRARDAMKNVVRGLAQMRKDLEYTPPLYT
- a CDS encoding bifunctional hydroxymethylpyrimidine kinase/phosphomethylpyrimidine kinase, with the translated sequence MIRKALTIAGSDSGGGAGIQADLKTFASLGVHGMSVITSITAQNTYEVRAVFDLPLHIIEAQFRAVVEDIGVDAAKTGMLSNADIVKLVSSLLKSYDIPTVVDPVMIAKSGAPLLRSDAVDAVIRYLIPVATVVTPNRFEAERIVGMEIKSVEDSKKAAKYIVEELGAKAAIVKGGHIDGDKSIDILYYNGRFKEFEADRINTKATHGTGCSFSAAIAAELAKGKTIEDAVKTAKEFITTAIRYGLNIGRGHGPVNPVAWVMIPAEKYRVVENVVRAVDILEENGELVAPLVPEVGMNIVMAIPKPYAQSIDDVAGIMGRIVRFGKKIKVAGNIAFGASRHVAKAVLKAMEFDERIRAAANIRFDERILEIAKLLGFTTSFYDRSQEPPEIKNLEGATIPWGIEQAIKRVGFVPDIVYHRGDWGKEPMINIFGFTATDVAEKIIRIAKLYSKK
- a CDS encoding 30S ribosomal protein S3ae, which translates into the protein MSTAQKFRLTGRERWRLKKWYTVIAPEYFGSVAIATTPADESWKLLGRRLSVTLYDLTGDITQVHVNILFQIWKIEGENAYTMFKGHELARDYLRSLTRRKSSKISAILNVTTKDGYVLRLNVMAWTTYRCGTSQRHAIRKILMDLASRIASEKTFGEFVVGMVFGDYNQTLFNEAKKIYPLRKVEFAKSKLIAVPTPEGLKKAVIIPKPGVLEAPYGTSL